The following proteins come from a genomic window of Anguilla rostrata isolate EN2019 chromosome 17, ASM1855537v3, whole genome shotgun sequence:
- the zgc:171844 gene encoding bMERB domain-containing protein 1, giving the protein MEKERILSKQYGSLECSQRDADAAKTEEDDVVSMADSTITVDDIEGELFKIERLRDVLVRRESELRYMMDDIQLCKEITRLKQELQKLVSIPDKDKSNEDRQKEDELLQQIHKLVETRDFLVDDVEFERLREREEDKEMAEFLHSKLPKRMKKKSAGQRRKVTSRAQQTSSPFVAKTGLTLLKECCGFTCSVM; this is encoded by the exons atggagaaagagagaatattGTCCAAGCAATATGGGTCTCTCGAATGCTCACAACGGGATGCGGACGCAGCCAAAACAG AGGAAGATGACGTCGTGTCCATGGCAGACTCTACCATCACCGTCGACGACATCGAGGGGGAGCTCTTCAAGATCGAGCGGCTACGGGACGTCCTGGTGCGGAGGGAGTCGGAGCTGAGATACAT GATGGATGACATTCAGCTGTGCAAGGAAATAACGCGGCTGAAACAGGAACTCCAGAAACTGGTGTCCATCCCAG ACAAGGACAAATCAAACGAGGACAGACAGAAGGAGGACGAGCTGCTCCAGCAGATCCACAAGCTGGTGGAGACCAGGGACTTCCTCGTGGACGACGTGGAGTTCGAGCGGCTGAG ggaaagagaagaagacaAAGAGATGGCTGAATTCCTGCACTCAAAACTTCCCAAGCGCATGAAGAAAAAGA GTGCCGGTCAGCGCAGGAAGGTGACCTCCAGAGCGCAGCAGACGTCCTCTCCGTTTGTGGCCAAGACCGGCCTCACCCTCCTGAAGGAGTGCTGCGGATTCACCTGCTCCGTCATGTAG